One part of the Bacteroidota bacterium genome encodes these proteins:
- a CDS encoding MG2 domain-containing protein, which translates to MDKKRVLLSAAIGVFIIVSIILIVKIRSHAVIKVNPAFKEYVSAFTSGIVSTEATIKVRLANDFADSSMFEKPVKEELFDFSPSIAGKAYWIDTRTVEFRPDEKLPVKQLFTAKFYLSKLINVPDSLKTLMFQFQTAQQAFEVSVKNHKAYDKKNLTWEKVNGSLVTADAADPTDVAKLLAASQDGRTLKITVTAQSDRKKFDFVIDSVKRGESASSVTLTWNGKPIDAETKGSLKVEIPSINDFTFTGVQVMQNPEQYVLLQFSDPLLEDQDLNGIVKLGTIADLKFIIEDNEIRVYAPTEQTGIHELIIEPSVANAAGKKLNKQVKDSVTFEDIKPDIRLVGNGVILPSTNGLIFPFEAVNLKAVDVKIFKIYENNVAQYLQVNDLNGDRELSRVGKIVLKKTVQLQTATNSVVNYAKWNRFSLDLADLIKAEPGAIYRVTLSLKKDYAYYSCDGSDATEAGPDENMIPAWNDTEENEPTDWFYYNDYYYDYDYEYYDYDWYERDNPCDESYYRSKTVSRNVLATDIGMIAKVGTGGDLNIYAVNLVNALPMSGVSIEILDYQNQLLYKGSTDNAGQANFALKKVPYLVVAKKGDQRSYLKLTGGSALSLSMFDVSGEAVRKGLKGFLYGERGVWRPGDSIYLTFILEDKLDKLPPDVPVIFELSNPAGQKVVHMVKSASVNGFYDFRTATDASAPTGYWTAEVKVGGSSFTKTVRIETIKPNRLKIKLDFGGDKITAGSLQKGILEAKWLHGAIARNLKADVTMTLNRSSTAFDKYKGYEFDDPSKRFFSETYTVFTGNLDANGVASVDPNISLNTTAPGVLRASFETRVFEQGGEFSIDRISVPYYPYATYVGIKEPEGQQYTGILLTGQNHVFNIVNLDVNGKLQQSKKLKVDIFKVKWRWWWDNTGDDLADYMRGTYNEPYMSKEIITNGGKASLQMNIPDADWGRYFIRVTDPESNHTTGVICYFDWDNWASRNSDDREAASMLVFSSDKDKYKVGDEVKLTIPSTGGARALITIESGTKVLQSFWTDTDPGQTIFSFKVTEEMAPNVYANVTLIQPHGQTANDLPLRLYGVIPIFIDDPNTHLRPVITMADVLKPEENASISIREETGKAMTYTVAVVDEGLLDLTNFKTPDPWEYFYSREALGVKTWDLYDQVMGAYGGQLERILSLGGGDEGKAGAGKNRANRFKPMVKYFGPFALPKGSSHTYTFKMPQYIGSVRVMVIAGQDKAYGCAEKTVAVRKPLMLLATLPRVVGPGETVTLPVSVFAMEKKIKNVSVKVTTNDMFTVLDKSMKSITFNEIGDELVSFNLKVKDNTGIGKVKVMANCGGEYAYYEMEIDVRNPNPEVSDFVETMIKPGDTWNPDYTPLGIKGTNKGTIEISSIPPIGLEKRLKYLLTYPYGCIEQTTSSAFPQLYLSDVLELDAKFKARIETNIKAAISRIASFQASSGGFSYWPGSGTADGWGSTYAGHFLLEAKEKGYTVSPTMLKNWAKYQKKMALAWSTTLRDYYYFSDLDQAYRLYTLALAKQPELGAMNLLREQKNLSVQAKWRLAAAYQLAGQAEVAKQIANSATMIIQPYREMYYTYGSDDRDRAMIIEALSLMNMRMKAAPLVKLLSERMSRNEWMSTQTTAYCLIAICKFANGNAAVGGMDFNCSINGGSGVNKKSTKSVATIDMNLKGSDAKGKVKIKNNGKGLLYARIVLSGVPAAGQEKASESNLKIEVMYTDLQGKKIDPSKLEQGTDLIAEVTITNPGLMGYYNNMVLNEIFPSGWEIHNTRMDNSSGRITMSPYSYQDFRDDRVYTFFDIAANTKRTYKVLLNASYLGTFYLPAVSSEAMYNNSIAARTTGKWVEVVPYTDKSTAKK; encoded by the coding sequence CTGACATGGGAAAAAGTCAACGGTTCACTTGTTACCGCCGACGCTGCCGACCCAACAGATGTTGCCAAACTGCTTGCCGCAAGTCAGGATGGACGGACACTTAAAATTACCGTTACGGCACAAAGCGACCGTAAGAAATTTGATTTTGTGATTGACAGTGTGAAACGCGGCGAGAGCGCGAGCAGTGTAACACTTACGTGGAACGGTAAACCCATTGATGCCGAAACGAAAGGTTCACTCAAGGTGGAGATTCCGTCAATCAATGATTTCACGTTTACCGGTGTACAGGTAATGCAGAATCCCGAACAATATGTGTTGCTGCAGTTCTCGGATCCACTGCTGGAAGACCAGGACTTAAACGGTATTGTAAAACTGGGTACCATCGCCGACCTTAAGTTTATTATTGAAGATAATGAAATCAGGGTATATGCACCAACGGAGCAAACAGGAATACATGAGCTGATTATTGAACCTTCAGTTGCTAATGCAGCAGGTAAAAAGTTGAATAAACAGGTTAAAGACTCCGTTACGTTTGAAGATATTAAACCGGATATCCGTCTTGTAGGTAACGGCGTTATTTTGCCCAGCACCAACGGATTGATTTTCCCCTTCGAGGCGGTTAACCTGAAAGCTGTTGATGTAAAAATATTCAAGATTTATGAAAATAATGTTGCCCAGTACCTTCAGGTAAACGACCTGAACGGCGACCGCGAATTGAGCCGCGTGGGTAAGATTGTTCTGAAGAAAACCGTTCAACTGCAAACGGCTACCAATTCAGTGGTTAATTATGCAAAATGGAACCGCTTCTCCCTCGATTTGGCGGACCTTATAAAAGCAGAGCCGGGTGCTATCTACCGCGTAACACTGAGCCTGAAAAAAGATTATGCATATTATTCATGCGACGGAAGTGATGCAACAGAAGCCGGTCCTGACGAAAATATGATTCCGGCATGGAACGATACCGAAGAAAATGAACCTACCGACTGGTTCTATTACAATGACTATTACTACGATTATGATTATGAATATTATGATTACGACTGGTATGAACGCGATAATCCCTGCGATGAATCATACTACAGAAGTAAAACCGTGAGCCGCAATGTGCTTGCCACCGATATTGGGATGATAGCCAAAGTAGGAACGGGCGGCGACCTGAATATCTATGCGGTGAATCTGGTGAACGCACTTCCGATGAGCGGTGTTTCAATTGAAATTCTCGATTATCAGAATCAGCTTTTGTACAAAGGCTCAACCGATAATGCCGGTCAGGCCAACTTTGCACTTAAAAAAGTTCCGTATCTGGTTGTGGCGAAAAAAGGCGACCAGCGGTCATATTTGAAACTCACCGGTGGTTCGGCACTTTCACTGAGTATGTTTGATGTTTCGGGAGAGGCTGTTCGCAAAGGACTGAAAGGCTTTCTTTACGGCGAGCGCGGTGTGTGGCGTCCGGGTGATTCCATATACCTTACCTTTATTCTGGAAGATAAGCTTGATAAGCTGCCGCCCGATGTTCCCGTGATATTTGAACTGAGCAATCCTGCCGGACAAAAAGTGGTTCACATGGTGAAATCGGCTTCGGTAAACGGCTTCTATGATTTCCGTACCGCAACAGACGCTTCAGCGCCTACCGGTTACTGGACTGCCGAAGTTAAAGTGGGCGGTTCGAGCTTCACAAAAACAGTTAGGATAGAAACCATCAAACCCAACCGTTTGAAGATAAAACTTGATTTTGGCGGTGATAAAATTACAGCAGGCTCATTGCAAAAAGGAATACTGGAAGCCAAGTGGCTGCATGGCGCTATTGCACGCAACCTCAAAGCCGATGTTACCATGACGCTAAACCGTTCATCCACCGCATTTGATAAGTATAAAGGCTATGAATTTGACGATCCTTCAAAACGGTTTTTCTCTGAAACCTATACGGTATTCACAGGCAATCTTGATGCAAATGGAGTTGCTTCCGTTGATCCGAATATCAGCCTGAATACCACGGCACCGGGCGTTTTACGCGCAAGCTTTGAAACACGCGTATTTGAGCAGGGCGGCGAATTTTCTATCGACCGCATCTCGGTTCCCTATTATCCGTATGCAACCTATGTAGGGATAAAAGAACCCGAAGGACAACAATACACCGGCATACTGCTTACAGGTCAGAACCACGTATTCAATATTGTGAATCTCGATGTAAACGGTAAGCTTCAGCAATCTAAAAAACTGAAAGTTGATATCTTTAAAGTAAAATGGCGCTGGTGGTGGGATAACACCGGCGACGACCTTGCCGACTACATGCGCGGTACTTACAACGAACCGTATATGTCGAAAGAAATCATCACTAACGGAGGTAAAGCGAGTTTGCAGATGAATATTCCGGATGCCGACTGGGGACGTTACTTTATCCGGGTAACCGATCCTGAAAGTAATCATACTACCGGCGTAATTTGCTACTTTGACTGGGATAACTGGGCAAGCCGCAACAGCGACGACCGCGAAGCGGCATCCATGCTGGTGTTTTCATCCGACAAGGATAAATACAAAGTGGGCGATGAAGTAAAACTCACCATTCCATCGACCGGTGGTGCCCGCGCACTTATAACCATTGAGTCCGGAACCAAGGTGCTTCAGTCATTCTGGACCGATACCGATCCGGGGCAAACCATTTTCTCCTTTAAAGTAACAGAAGAAATGGCACCCAATGTGTATGCCAACGTTACACTGATACAGCCCCACGGACAAACAGCCAACGATCTGCCGTTGCGCCTGTATGGTGTAATACCTATTTTTATTGATGATCCGAACACGCATCTGAGACCTGTGATTACAATGGCAGATGTGTTGAAACCTGAAGAAAATGCCAGCATCAGCATCAGGGAAGAAACCGGAAAAGCGATGACTTACACTGTGGCCGTTGTTGACGAAGGCTTGCTCGACCTTACCAATTTCAAAACACCCGACCCGTGGGAATATTTTTATTCGCGTGAAGCGCTCGGCGTTAAAACATGGGATCTTTATGATCAGGTAATGGGCGCTTACGGCGGACAACTTGAGCGTATCCTGAGTTTAGGCGGGGGCGATGAAGGAAAGGCTGGCGCCGGGAAAAACCGGGCGAACCGTTTCAAACCCATGGTGAAGTATTTTGGTCCGTTTGCATTACCCAAAGGTTCATCACACACCTACACCTTTAAAATGCCACAGTATATCGGCAGTGTAAGGGTAATGGTAATTGCAGGTCAGGACAAAGCCTATGGTTGTGCCGAGAAAACGGTTGCCGTGCGCAAACCGCTGATGCTGCTGGCAACACTGCCGCGCGTGGTGGGTCCGGGCGAAACGGTTACCTTGCCGGTGAGTGTATTCGCAATGGAAAAGAAAATCAAAAATGTGAGCGTGAAGGTTACTACCAACGACATGTTCACTGTACTTGATAAAAGCATGAAGTCAATTACCTTTAATGAAATTGGCGATGAGTTAGTGAGCTTTAATTTGAAAGTTAAAGACAATACAGGCATCGGCAAAGTAAAGGTGATGGCGAATTGCGGCGGTGAATACGCGTATTACGAAATGGAAATCGACGTGCGTAACCCCAACCCCGAAGTCTCCGATTTTGTAGAAACGATGATCAAACCGGGCGATACCTGGAATCCCGATTATACACCGTTGGGAATTAAAGGAACGAACAAAGGAACGATTGAGATTTCTTCCATTCCGCCTATTGGTCTTGAGAAACGTTTGAAATATTTGCTCACGTATCCGTATGGATGCATCGAGCAAACCACATCATCGGCATTTCCGCAATTATATCTGAGCGATGTATTGGAGCTGGATGCGAAATTCAAAGCCAGAATAGAAACCAATATCAAAGCTGCGATTTCAAGAATTGCTTCTTTTCAGGCATCGTCAGGCGGATTCTCATACTGGCCGGGGTCAGGAACAGCCGATGGCTGGGGCTCTACCTATGCCGGACATTTCCTGCTCGAAGCCAAAGAAAAAGGCTATACCGTATCTCCAACCATGCTGAAGAACTGGGCAAAATACCAGAAGAAAATGGCATTGGCATGGAGCACAACCCTGCGCGATTATTATTATTTCTCTGACCTCGATCAGGCTTACAGGCTTTATACACTGGCTTTGGCAAAACAGCCTGAGCTTGGCGCGATGAACCTGCTGCGCGAGCAGAAAAATCTTTCCGTTCAGGCTAAATGGAGACTTGCAGCAGCATATCAGCTTGCCGGGCAGGCAGAAGTGGCCAAGCAGATTGCCAACAGCGCCACCATGATTATACAGCCGTACCGCGAAATGTATTATACATATGGCTCCGATGACCGCGACCGTGCTATGATTATTGAAGCACTCAGCCTGATGAATATGCGTATGAAAGCCGCTCCGCTGGTTAAATTACTGTCGGAACGTATGAGCCGCAACGAATGGATGAGTACGCAGACAACAGCCTACTGCCTGATTGCCATCTGTAAATTTGCTAATGGCAATGCTGCCGTCGGCGGTATGGACTTCAACTGTTCCATCAACGGCGGTTCGGGCGTTAACAAGAAGTCAACCAAGTCTGTTGCTACCATTGATATGAACCTTAAAGGCTCTGATGCCAAAGGCAAGGTGAAGATTAAGAATAATGGCAAGGGTTTGTTGTATGCTCGAATTGTATTATCGGGTGTGCCTGCAGCCGGTCAGGAAAAGGCTTCTGAGAGCAACCTGAAAATTGAAGTGATGTACACCGATCTACAGGGTAAAAAGATTGACCCTTCAAAACTTGAGCAGGGCACTGATCTTATTGCCGAGGTTACCATCACCAATCCGGGTCTGATGGGTTATTACAACAATATGGTGCTGAATGAAATCTTCCCCTCGGGTTGGGAAATTCACAATACTCGCATGGATAATTCCTCCGGACGTATCACCATGTCGCCCTACAGCTACCAGGATTTCCGCGACGACCGCGTATACACCTTCTTCGATATTGCCGCCAATACCAAACGTACGTATAAGGTATTGCTGAACGCCAGTTACCTAGGTACGTTCTATCTGCCGGCAGTAAGCAGTGAAGCGATGTATAACAACAGCATTGCGGCCCGCACAACAGGCAAATGGGTGGAGGTTGTACCTTATACCGATAAATCTACTGCGAAGAAATAG
- a CDS encoding HlyD family efflux transporter periplasmic adaptor subunit, producing MNPENSKELINIRSEEVDEILTRKPRWVVRWGIMTILIVIVLILVCSYFIRYPDIISTHIVITTENIPVNLVPKSGGKISQLYVKDRQEVKAGEIIAIIENPANYNDVFRLDSLLKALSFLKKSNTGLAASTDIDSIETNSTYILGELQQPYANFVKSLNDYKLYIITDFNHKKINALRAQSGKYRELQSRLMSQSNIILQQLELAKSQYARDSLLFAGKAIPAAELEKSKGGLLQNRYSWMSARGSVDNARISVLQIEQNILELEQQYQEQKTKMVNDISDNYEILLNQVSTWYQTYILKSPIDGKITFTKYWSANQDIKPGEVAFTIVPAGSAKIIGKTELPAAGAGKVREGQKVNVKIDNYPYMEYGMVSGLVGTLSLVPNQKLYTVEIIFPDGLKTNYKRELPFGQQMEGSADIITDNLRLIERFFNPVKALWKNIAE from the coding sequence ATGAATCCCGAAAACAGCAAAGAACTGATTAATATCCGCAGTGAGGAGGTTGATGAAATCCTCACCCGTAAGCCGCGTTGGGTAGTACGCTGGGGCATCATGACGATACTAATTGTTATTGTCTTGATCTTGGTTTGCAGCTATTTCATTCGCTATCCTGATATCATCAGCACGCATATTGTGATCACCACCGAAAACATCCCCGTCAATTTAGTTCCTAAATCCGGCGGCAAAATCAGTCAGTTGTATGTAAAGGACCGTCAGGAGGTGAAAGCAGGGGAAATTATTGCCATCATAGAGAATCCCGCAAACTACAACGACGTGTTCCGTCTCGACAGTTTGCTTAAAGCCCTGTCATTCCTTAAAAAATCAAACACCGGTCTTGCAGCTTCAACCGATATCGACAGCATAGAAACCAACAGCACGTATATACTTGGCGAGCTGCAGCAGCCATACGCCAATTTCGTCAAATCGCTGAACGATTATAAACTCTATATCATCACCGACTTCAACCATAAAAAGATTAATGCACTCCGGGCGCAGTCGGGCAAATACCGTGAGCTTCAGTCCAGGCTCATGAGTCAGTCGAATATCATCTTGCAGCAGCTGGAACTTGCAAAAAGCCAGTATGCGCGCGATTCCCTGCTGTTTGCAGGAAAAGCCATCCCGGCAGCGGAACTGGAGAAATCAAAAGGAGGATTGCTGCAAAACCGATATTCATGGATGAGTGCCAGGGGCAGTGTCGACAATGCCCGCATCAGCGTGCTGCAGATAGAGCAAAACATTCTTGAACTCGAACAGCAGTATCAGGAACAAAAGACAAAGATGGTAAACGATATCTCCGACAATTATGAAATACTGCTGAATCAAGTCAGCACCTGGTACCAGACTTATATATTGAAATCACCCATTGACGGCAAAATCACATTTACAAAATACTGGTCCGCCAATCAGGACATCAAGCCGGGTGAGGTGGCATTTACAATTGTTCCGGCAGGCAGTGCGAAAATCATTGGCAAAACAGAACTTCCGGCAGCCGGTGCCGGGAAGGTCCGGGAAGGACAAAAGGTAAACGTAAAGATAGACAACTACCCCTATATGGAATACGGCATGGTTTCAGGCCTCGTGGGCACACTTTCGCTTGTCCCCAACCAGAAACTATATACTGTTGAAATAATCTTCCCTGATGGCCTCAAAACAAACTACAAGCGCGAACTCCCCTTCGGTCAGCAAATGGAAGGCAGCGCGGACATCATTACCGACAATCTCCGCCTGATTGAGCGTTTCTTCAACCCTGTGAAAGCGCTGTGGAAGAATATTGCAGAGTGA
- a CDS encoding peptidase domain-containing ABC transporter, with the protein MSTFKTYTQLDAMDCGPTCLRMIAKHYGRNYSLQSLREKCFITREGVSLLGISDAAEKIGLRSMGVRITFDKLRKEAPLPCIAHWHQDHFVVVYKISGKEGKEIIHVADPGNGLIKYKREEFLKGWISTVDQNEDKGIALLLEPAPDFYNNEGEKPNKTKFSFLLNYVKPHKKFFTQLLLGMLLGSLLQLIFPFLTQSIVDKGISNQDIGFIWLIMIAQFVLILSRTLVDFIRNWILLHISTRINISLISDFLIKLMKLPLGFFDSKKIGDIMQRISDHTRIEHFLTSSSLSILFSMFNLILFSVVIALYDLKIFAIFCIGSIVYFLWVYLFMKKRRELDFKRFAQLSDNQGALYQMITGMQEIKLNNCEKQKRWQWERIQAKLFNVNIKSLSLSQYQQIGAVFFNETKNIAITFLAAYSVIKGEMTLGMMMAVQYIIGQLNSPVEQMISFMQAAQDAKISMERLGEIHLKDDEEKPEDEKISIMPENRTIHINNLNFQYEGPHSEMVLKDINVEVPHGKVTAIVGTSGSGKTTLVKLMLGFYPPVKGDIMVGGINLKNFSVHTWREKCGAVMQDGYIFSESIANNITMGDERPDKHRLLHAVKVANIQEYIESQPLGYNTKIGLEGSGLSQGQRQRILIARAVYKDPEFIFFDEATNALDANNERIILDNLNEFFKGKTAVIVAHRLSTVKNADKIIVIEKGEIVETGTHEQLTALGGHYYQLVKNQLELGT; encoded by the coding sequence ATGTCAACCTTTAAAACCTACACTCAACTCGACGCCATGGACTGCGGCCCCACCTGCCTCCGCATGATTGCGAAGCATTATGGCCGAAATTATTCACTGCAGAGCTTGCGCGAAAAATGCTTCATCACTCGCGAAGGTGTCTCATTGCTTGGCATCAGTGATGCTGCCGAAAAGATTGGGCTGCGCAGCATGGGTGTGAGAATCACTTTTGATAAGCTTCGCAAGGAAGCGCCCCTGCCCTGCATCGCGCACTGGCATCAGGATCATTTCGTGGTAGTGTATAAGATAAGTGGTAAGGAAGGTAAAGAAATCATCCATGTAGCAGATCCCGGGAATGGACTGATTAAGTATAAAAGAGAAGAATTTCTAAAAGGCTGGATAAGCACTGTAGATCAGAACGAAGATAAAGGAATTGCATTGTTGCTCGAACCGGCTCCCGACTTCTATAATAACGAAGGGGAGAAACCGAACAAAACAAAATTCAGTTTTTTGCTGAACTATGTCAAACCGCATAAAAAATTCTTTACTCAGTTATTGTTGGGGATGCTGTTAGGAAGTTTGCTGCAACTGATATTTCCCTTCCTCACCCAAAGCATCGTCGACAAAGGTATCAGCAATCAGGACATCGGATTTATCTGGCTCATAATGATTGCGCAGTTCGTATTGATATTGAGCCGCACCCTCGTGGACTTTATCCGTAACTGGATACTGCTGCACATCAGCACACGAATAAATATTTCACTCATCTCCGACTTCCTCATAAAGCTGATGAAACTGCCGCTTGGATTTTTTGATTCCAAAAAGATAGGCGATATCATGCAGCGCATCAGCGATCATACACGCATAGAACATTTTCTCACATCATCTTCGCTCAGTATTCTGTTCAGCATGTTCAATCTGATTCTGTTCAGTGTTGTGATTGCACTTTATGATTTGAAGATATTCGCGATATTCTGCATAGGCAGCATTGTTTATTTCCTGTGGGTGTACCTCTTCATGAAAAAGAGGCGTGAACTTGATTTCAAGCGTTTCGCCCAGCTCTCGGATAACCAGGGAGCACTCTACCAGATGATTACCGGAATGCAGGAAATAAAGCTCAACAACTGCGAAAAACAAAAACGCTGGCAGTGGGAACGCATACAGGCAAAGTTGTTCAATGTAAATATAAAGAGTCTTAGTCTGAGCCAGTATCAGCAGATTGGCGCGGTATTCTTTAACGAAACAAAGAACATCGCTATCACATTTCTGGCTGCCTATTCAGTGATAAAAGGAGAAATGACTCTGGGCATGATGATGGCGGTTCAGTATATTATTGGTCAGTTGAACAGCCCTGTGGAGCAGATGATCAGTTTCATGCAGGCGGCACAGGATGCCAAAATAAGTATGGAGCGTCTTGGCGAGATACACCTGAAGGATGACGAGGAAAAGCCCGAAGATGAAAAGATAAGTATCATGCCCGAGAACCGCACTATCCATATCAACAACCTGAATTTTCAGTATGAAGGTCCGCACTCCGAAATGGTTCTGAAAGATATTAATGTGGAAGTTCCTCACGGCAAAGTGACTGCTATTGTGGGGACCAGCGGCAGCGGCAAGACAACACTCGTAAAACTTATGCTGGGTTTCTATCCTCCGGTAAAGGGTGATATCATGGTGGGCGGTATCAATCTAAAAAATTTCAGTGTACACACCTGGCGCGAGAAGTGTGGTGCCGTGATGCAGGACGGTTACATTTTCTCCGAAAGTATTGCCAACAATATTACCATGGGCGATGAACGTCCCGACAAGCACAGGCTGCTGCATGCCGTCAAAGTAGCGAACATACAGGAATACATAGAATCTCAACCCTTAGGTTACAACACAAAGATTGGACTCGAAGGCAGCGGACTCAGCCAGGGACAGCGGCAGCGCATCCTCATTGCCCGTGCCGTTTACAAAGACCCGGAATTCATCTTCTTCGACGAAGCCACAAACGCTCTTGATGCCAACAATGAGCGCATCATTCTCGACAACCTGAATGAATTTTTCAAAGGGAAAACAGCGGTAATAGTAGCACACCGTCTCAGCACCGTGAAGAATGCAGATAAGATAATTGTGATAGAAAAGGGCGAGATAGTCGAGACCGGCACACACGAACAACTCACCGCTCTTGGCGGCCATTATTATCAACTAGTAAAAAATCAGCTTGAACTCGGAACTTAG
- a CDS encoding four helix bundle protein: protein MKENIIGDISGTYALKIITTYKKLKENKKESVMSKQLLRSGTSIGANIMESEFAQSKADFISKLSISLKEANETRYWLMLLVRSGYLSDTEHRPLLNDCELIIGLLVRSIKTAKSNITK, encoded by the coding sequence ATGAAAGAAAATATTATCGGAGATATTTCTGGCACTTATGCTCTCAAAATTATTACAACTTACAAAAAGTTGAAGGAGAATAAAAAAGAGTCTGTTATGTCAAAACAATTACTTAGAAGCGGCACATCTATTGGCGCAAATATTATGGAAAGTGAATTCGCACAAAGCAAAGCCGACTTCATCAGCAAACTCAGCATCAGTCTTAAAGAGGCAAACGAAACGCGTTACTGGCTTATGTTGTTGGTCAGAAGCGGCTACCTCAGCGACACAGAGCACAGACCTTTACTGAATGATTGCGAACTTATTATCGGCCTACTTGTTAGAAGTATCAAAACTGCAAAATCAAATATTACTAAATAA
- a CDS encoding radical SAM protein has product MIWSKYNYLFKSKKHGYLLFNALSNVFLQLADESYLEILKIRDSPEKFKSYQNADELEEYKIIVENDFDDINILKMKRISYRHRKDFLSLIIIPTLNCNFKCIYCFENAERKTITEETEKDIVAFIMSFKSLKQLSITWYGGESLMAFDRIVSITRKIEDCAIQFESTLITNGYLLNKRKILQLENLSIKAIQITLDGLEEAHDLRRPLQSRKGTFNVIVKNLSLIFSNSKNIRVLIRVNIDKSNVEEYHKVYEFLSKTFLTDKLIIYPGFIDKFNDSSCNSISCLADNREKGAFLIDQYHKYKIYDNNLFPSLKYNTCAARNLNSFVIGPSGEIYKCLCVVGDEKMEIGHLASEDTNGQKVLARFLIDADYNEDIECNNCFYFPICDGGCSFQRINKKYFNDKINTCTFIKDNLEEFLEIHFESKNGL; this is encoded by the coding sequence ATGATTTGGTCAAAATACAATTATTTGTTTAAATCAAAAAAGCATGGGTATCTATTATTTAATGCCCTATCAAATGTATTTCTTCAATTAGCAGATGAATCGTATCTTGAAATTCTTAAAATACGAGACTCGCCAGAGAAATTCAAATCCTATCAGAATGCTGATGAGTTGGAAGAGTATAAAATCATTGTTGAAAATGATTTTGATGATATTAATATTCTAAAAATGAAACGGATATCCTATCGACATCGCAAGGATTTTCTTTCACTAATAATTATACCTACTCTAAATTGCAATTTTAAATGCATTTATTGTTTCGAAAATGCGGAAAGAAAAACGATTACTGAAGAAACAGAAAAAGATATAGTTGCTTTTATTATGTCTTTTAAAAGTCTAAAACAATTATCAATTACTTGGTATGGCGGCGAATCTTTAATGGCATTTGACCGAATAGTTTCAATAACAAGAAAAATAGAAGATTGTGCAATTCAATTTGAATCTACACTAATTACGAATGGATATTTGCTTAATAAACGAAAAATATTGCAATTAGAAAATTTATCAATCAAAGCTATTCAAATCACATTAGATGGACTTGAAGAAGCACATGACCTTCGTCGTCCACTTCAAAGCCGAAAAGGAACATTTAATGTAATTGTTAAGAATCTCTCACTAATTTTTAGCAATTCTAAAAATATTCGGGTTCTAATTCGGGTCAACATTGACAAAAGCAATGTTGAGGAATACCATAAAGTATATGAATTTTTATCAAAGACATTCCTGACTGACAAATTAATTATCTATCCGGGTTTTATTGACAAATTCAACGATTCAAGCTGCAATTCAATATCATGTTTGGCAGATAATCGAGAGAAAGGCGCATTTTTAATTGATCAATATCATAAATATAAGATTTATGATAACAATCTATTTCCTTCACTAAAATACAATACGTGTGCGGCTCGTAACCTTAATTCATTTGTAATTGGACCTTCTGGTGAAATATACAAATGCCTTTGTGTTGTTGGTGATGAAAAAATGGAAATTGGTCATTTAGCTAGCGAAGACACAAATGGACAAAAAGTTCTTGCACGGTTCTTAATTGATGCAGATTATAATGAAGATATAGAATGTAATAATTGCTTTTACTTTCCGATTTGCGATGGTGGATGTTCATTTCAGAGGATCAATAAGAAATACTTTAACGACAAAATAAACACTTGCACTTTTATTAAAGATAACCTTGAAGAATTTTTGGAGATTCACTTTGAATCAAAAAATGGATTATAA